In Oryzias latipes chromosome 19, ASM223467v1, the genomic stretch ATGTGAGGATGTGTAGTTGTACGCGTGGGGCAGACGgtgtgatgcttttattttgaaactgctTTGAGGATTGTGACTTTTTATTCTCCAGTTTTAGTTTCTGATTTTCCACATATCGGATTGTACGACAAATTTTGCCTTTTCCCGCCTCCTGTGACTTTAGACTGTGACATTTCCAATAAGCTTCTTCAGGGGACTTAAGCGCCGCGGCGGTCAAAGCTGTGGACGACCAGAGCGCCGCTTCGGCCCGCAGGAACTCCACCTTCACCCGTCCGTCTATAGGTAGTCGTAGGGTCAGACGCGCGGGctgtaaatacttttttctgtttgtagtCTGAATCCATTCTTTGAGACGTGTGGATAATCAAACGCCAGAGCTTCTGCTCGACCTCCTGCCTCCATCATCCTGGTGCCTCAGTttctctgggttttattttttattttttaatgtacaaaagaatggggggggggggtcttctacTTGAAGTGTCTTTTACGTCTGAAGCCGTTTCAACGCCGACTCAGCAGTTTAGACCGGAGCAGCTGAGGACGGCGATGGCTGAAGGGAAAGAAAGCTGCGTTTTCTGAGGCTGTGCTTCCATCCGTGTCTCCACTCTGTTTTACACTTTACTCTGTCCAAAGCAAAGATCGATGCTTTCACAGCAAACTTCGTTCGTCTTTTCTTTGAGGCGTTTCCAACAATAAGCTAACTTTTCATAACTAGTTCTGCTTCTCTGGAACAGGTCAGTTTTGTTCTCTTCCTAGTTTTTGTacagaaacattttgttttctgggtcTGAGTGTACATAAATGTGTAATAAAAACTTCTGAATAAAATGCTGATATTCAAAGGTTTTATGTTTTGGCCCTCAGTTTTTCTGCATAAATTAATCTCTAGACCATTTTATTGTCTGAGGTTTAATACAAACCATAATACTCCCACCACTGTTTTAAATTTGTCCCTTTTTattaaagctaaataaaaagttaaaggtTTTCCATAGTTGAACTTTTAAGTAATCTTTAAGCAGTTCATCTACAAttacttttctgatttaaataaattcatttgtATCCTGAAGAACCAGGAATCAGGCTGTCCTGTTTTCAGACGGGAGAAGTCAGAATTATACGTCtttaaatacatcatttcctcacttttgaTCAGTAAAATGTAGATTTTGTTGGACTCAAATCCCTAATTTTTTAACTGAACTctcaaatgtttagtttttttcttccctgttGTCTCCATTTCAGGTTAATGTGACGAGAAAAGACAAACCAAAACTTCCAGATCTGAAGCTCCTCAGATCTTTAGGAAAATGTCGAAACTTTTCTTCCATCTAGAAAAGTTTAGGCTGCATTTATACGACCTGGATCTTCCTTGGAACCTAACAGGAACAAGGTTGAATGAGAGAAAAGAGCCTCCATGTATAAACGATAAGAAAAAAACGCTTTAAAACTGGATTATTCAGTCAAACGGCCACAGAGACTGGAGTACAAAAGTGAGTTTTATTCACAAACCAAAACAGTTTTCTTGGAAGTTTGGAAACGAGAAGGAAAGCCTAACAGACGCCGGGGGGGTTTCTTCTTCACCTCTTCTTGAAGCCATACTTCTTCCTCTCGTAGAACAGGTCTGTTTTGGAGCTGCCCAGGTTCACGATTTTCGGACATCCGTCCCgctgcacaaaaaaaagattaaggGTAAAAACATTGGTTCATTTCAGCGAAGGGCCGATCCTGGAGCCCAGAGACTCACATCTTTCTCCTGAATGGTGCACTCTTTGCAGTAGTACGCATCAGACACTCCGGGGCCTCCGCAGATCACGCAGCGCCCCTGATAGGACCCGTAGTTACACTCGTCACAAATGCGCACCAGCGTGCACGGCCTCACGTACGAATCACAGATGACGCACTTCCCATCGCCTGAAAGGAGCAGATCAGGGACAGTCTGGTTGGTCTCTGCCGTCTTTTAAACATTGTTAAAGTCAGACTTTAAAAcaagttatttttgtaaaagaagACGGTCAGACGCTGCATCTCACTTCCTGAGTTTCTGCTGCTAGTTTCTTTGATGAAATGACAGCAAAGAGCTTTACAGATAcatcaaattaaacttttttttttttaaaactcgaagcgctttaaaatttaaaactaaACTCAAGACTTGAAAACAGCTGATCGTTCGTGTTTTTTGATCAAGAACATCTGTGTTGCTCTATATGCAGACAGGAAGGAGATACAATAGAGAGAAGAGGATAAACA encodes the following:
- the phf5a gene encoding PHD finger-like domain-containing protein 5A; protein product: MAKHHPDLIFCRKQAGVAIGRLCEKCDGKCVICDSYVRPCTLVRICDECNYGSYQGRCVICGGPGVSDAYYCKECTIQEKDRDGCPKIVNLGSSKTDLFYERKKYGFKKR